The following DNA comes from Streptomyces sp. NBC_00273.
CTCGCTGACCATGACGTTGCGAAGACGGATGTGGGATGCGGCCTCCTGGACGCACGGGCGGGGGCGGTGGTGCTGGCTGAACTCGAAGGCCTGATCACCGAACTGGAACGGCTGACCACGCGGGCCGGCTGCTGCTGTTGAAGGCCCGGATGTTCCGCGCGTGGGTGCTGATCGACGAGGGCCGACCCGCTGGGGCGGAGGCCGACGCCGTCCTGCGGGCGTTGACACGGGACCGTGTAGGTACCGCCGAGTCAGGCAAGGTGTATCCCGATCCGCTTGCTGGCGACGCCGGAGGGCTCGAGCTCGCCACGGCCATGGCCCTCGACGGCCCGGGCCGCCACGAGGAGGCGAGGCGGAGGCCGGGTATCCCAGCTTCCCACCCGACGAGGTCGCAGTACGGCGCAGACCGCGCGGGGCGCCCCCTGTTGACGGATGCTCAAAGAGCCCGGTGGGAGGGGGTTTCCCGAGGGTTTCCCGTTTCCCGTTGCAGTGGGCGACCCGCGCCTCCTCGACACGCAGGGGCGGCGGGGCACAGTCTCGAAGTGCCCGACGGGCGGCCGGTCCGTGCTCCGTAAGACGAGCACGATGAGCACGCCGCGAACACCAAGACGAACACAACGCCCCGCGTGGACACCGCGTGGCACGGACAGGGGGACCAGACATGGCGATGCGGAGAACAGCAGTGGCGGCGGTGGCGGTGCTCACCCTCCTCGCCACCTGGGGAGGGGCCCACGACACCACGGCGGCCGCAGCACCGAAGAGGGCGGAGACGGCGGAGGCGTGCGGCGTGCTCGCCCCCGGGGCCTCCACGGCGGCCGAGCAGGCCGTAGGAGCGGCGTGCGGACAGATCGGTGTCTGGTACACCTGGGGCGGCGGCCACGGGCAACAGCCGGGGCCGACGTACGGTCAGGTCGACCCGAGCGACCCGGACAGCGCACACGACCCCGAGCGGCTCGGCTTCGACTGCTCGGGTCTGGTCCGCTACGCCTACCACCGTGCGGTCGGCGGCGACCCGCTCCCCGGCAACGCCTACCACCAGTTCCACTCACCGCAGGTACAACAGCGATTCACCGCCGTGCAAGGGACCGCCCCGCTGCTCCCGGGGGACCTCCTGGCCTGGGGTTCGGGGGGCGCCATCCACCACATCGCGATCTACCTGGGCGAGGGGAAGATGGTCGAGGCCCGGGAATCGGGCACCCGGATCACCGTCAGCGACGTACGGCTGGGCGGGGACTACGCGGGAGCGGTCCGCATCGCACCGGCCGCAGCACCCGGCACGTTCAGCACCTGGGGCACGGACGTGTGGACCCACGAGGAACCGTCCACCGGCAGCCCGGGGGTACACCGGTTCCCCGGCCCGACCACCGTGCGCATCGAGTGCCAGAAGCACGCCCAATCGGTGACGGCGGAGGGCTACACCAACGACGCCTGGTCCTACCTGCCCGAGTACCGGGCGTGGATCACCAACATCTACATCAAGGGTGCCGCCTGGCTGGACGGCGTACCCACCTGCCCCTGAGCAGCAGCCACCAGCACCGATCACGCACAACCGTCACCCGGCTCCCGAGGGAGCCCTTCCGAGGAGGAAGCATGTACGCAGGCAGGAAGATCGCCCTGGGCTTCGCCACCGTCGCACTCGCGGGCGCCATGGCCACCGTGACCGGCCCCGCCCAGGCGACGTCCGCCACCGGGACGAGCGCGGCCGCCGAATGCGGCGTGCGCGCCGACGGCAAGCTGTGGTGCGGCAACCGGGTGGGCGCCAAGGGCTACGAGCACCGCCGCTACGACTCCGCGGTGCGGGGGCCGCTGAACACGAGCCCCAGCTGGTTCCAGTGCTGGGGCCGCGGTGACCAGCACGCCGGCGGCAACAACGTCTGGTACTGGACCCAGCTGGACAACGGCCAGTGGGGCAACGTCGCGGCCGTGGACGTCCACACCTCGGTCGACCCCGCCCCGGGCCTGCGCGAGTGCTGACACCTTGAGGAGCGTGCCGCCACCTCCCCACCAGGAGGCGGCGACACGCGGAGGGGGCCGACGGCACGGCCGTCGGCCCCCTCACTCATCGGCAGGGATCAGCAGGTCCCGGCCGGCCGCTCCCGGACCACCAGATCGGTGGAGCCGGTGGTCGCGTCCAGCCAGGCGACCTGACGGCCCGCGCCGGCCGCCGGGTAGCTCTGCTCACCGCGGTTGCAGGAGACCCGCTCGCGACGTGAACCGTCGGTGGTCAGCTGCCACAGCTTGGGCAGGGACTCGTTGCGGTACCGGGTGTCGGGCGTCTGCGCTACCAGGGTCAGCGCGTCCTGCGAGACCGTCAGGTCGGAGGCGATGAAGGCGCCCGGCTTGTGCTCGCTGCTGACGATGTAGGTGCCGCGGCCGTCCAGGCCGGAGCTGATGACCGACATCAGACCGCCGTCGCTCTCGTCGGTGTCCGCCAGCCAGAACACGTTCTTGCCGTTGATTCCGGTCTGGCCGAGGCTCACCGGCTCGTCGAGCTGCTCGGTCATGACGGCGTTGCCGGTGGCGAGGTCGACGACCTCCACGCCCAGCCGGTAGGAACCGTTCTGCGGGTACAGCTTCGCGTAGGCGATCTTGTTGTCGCTGATGGAAGGCAGGGCGGTCAGCGTGTTCCACTTCCGCCCGTCGGTGAAGACCGGGGCCTTGTCGGTGGGCCGCATGTAGCCGACGTGCCGGCCGCCGAAGATGTCGTACTCCTCGAACACGACCGTGTTCTTCTCCACACGCAGACCCGCGACGCCCGTCGCCGAGCTGTACAGGGTCTTGATCGGGCCGCCCGCCACGGGACGGGTCAGGACGTCGACCGAGGTCGGGCCGTACGCCGTCCACACCACGGTCTTGCCGTCGGTCGCCGGGGCGGTGTGGTAGCGGCCGTCGTTGGGGCTGATCACCTTCGGGGCGCCCTTGCCGTCCAGGCGGCCGGCGTAGACCGAGTAGGGCTCGGATCCGTCGTCATTGGACTTGGAGGCCGTCCACCAGCCACCGCCCGCACCCACTCCGGAATCGGTGGTGTTCAGCTTCCCGAAGAGGGTGTCGGTGTCGATGCCCAGGGCCTGCTCCCAGTCCGGGACGATGCCGTGGGCGTTGAACGACCGCTTGACCGTGTTCTGCTGGGCGGAGGTCGCGCCCAGCGCCTTGGCCGCCGCGAGCACCGCGCCCCGGGCCTCGGTGAACCCGTCGAGCGGCGTCATGTACTCGGTGACGGCCTTGTACACGATCTTGTCGGCCAGGGCGCCGCCCAGGTCCTCGCGCATGTCCCACAGCGCGCCGGAGAAGATCGTCGAGTTCAGGTGCACGCCGCCGTTGTCGGTGGCGAACGACACGCCCAGGAAGCTCTTCGAGGTGGTGGCCCCGTCGTTGAGGTCGCGCAGGGCGCAGTCGGCGGCCGCCTTGGTGCGGCACAGGTTCTCGCCGATCAGGCCGGCGGTCGGATCGCTCATCGGCGTCCCGCTCGCGGTGACGTCGATCGCGTTGCCGAAGTAGTCGGCCAGGGCCTCGTTCAGGGCGCCGGACTGGCCCGCGTAGACCAGGTTCGCCGTGTGCTCGATGACCCCGTGGGTCATCTCGTGGCCGACGACGTCCGTATCGGCCGACATCGGCTTGAACTCCGCGTCCCCGTTGCCGTAGACCATCTTCGTGCCGTCCCAGAACGCGTTGGCGTAGGGCAGGCCGTAGTACGTCACGCCGACCAGGGAATTGACGGCCCCGCCGCTCCCGTCGAGGCTGTCGCGCCCGAAGTTCTTCTTGTAGAAGTCGTAGACCTGGCCCGCGTTCCAGTGGGCGTCCACGGCTCCTGAGTCCGTTGCCGCGGCGCCGAAAGCGGTGTTCGGAGAGGAGAACATGGTGATGCCGGAGGGCCACGTGCCCGAGGTCTCCGACACCGACTTGCCGCGTGCGTCCCACGTGCCCAGCAGGCTCTTGCTGGAGGCGCGCATGCGGCCCGCGTCCGCGAGCAGGTAGCTGCCGGCCGCCGGGTCGTAGGCGATGTCCAGCGAGGTCGCGGCGCCGCTCAGCCGGGCCCCGGACCCGGTCTCGGGGACCAGGTTCGACGGAGTGGCCGGCGGGCCGCCCGCCGTCGGGCCGTCGGCGGCCTCACCGGCCGTCCGGGCCGCGGGAGGCGCCATCGTCTTCAACGCGCTGTACTGGAGCGCCGGATAGCCAGAACGGGCGTCCACGTACACCTCGTCCACCACCGGTGCCCCGGTGCCGGGTGCGGTACCCCGCACGGTGACGCGGTAGGCGAGGACACCGCCGCCCTTGGGCAGGACGACGAGCCCCTTCGCGTCACCGGTCATGCCGGTGGCCGCCGGATCACCGGACTCGGACTGCGGCGCCCGGTTCTTGTCCAGGGCCGCTCCCAGCCGGCGGGCCGTGGCGGCCACCGCACGGCGGACCGCGACGTCCTCGCTGACCTGGGGGGTGACGTCGGTGCTCAAGGCGGTGAAGTAGTGCCCCGAGGTGCCGGTGACCACGCGCTTGCCGTCCTGCTTCTGCATGCGCACGACGTACTGGCCGCCCAGGACGTCGACACCGCGGTGCTTCTGTTGCAGCCGGACCGTCTCGTCCTTGGACCCGGTGGCCGTCGCCGCCAGGGGGACGAGGTCGCTGCCGGCCCGCGGGATCTTGTAGCGGCTCTTGTTCGCGGCGAGGTGCTGCCGTGCCGCGTCGGCCGGGGCGGCCTTGGCGTCCACCGGCTCCCGTATGCCCTCGACGAGCACCGGGGTCGCGGTGTCCTGGCCGGGAAGGGCGTTCGAAGGGCCGGAGTCCGCGGCCCACGCCGGCGACGCCTGCAAGGTCATTGCAGCGGCCAGCAGAACCGCTATTCCTCCGGCGGAGCGGAGCTCTTTCCGCCATATCCGTCGTGCGGCGGGGGTGGGCGCCGACGAACCTGCGCTGTACTTGGGCAAGAGGTCTCCTCAACCATGAGTGCCTGGTGCGTTGCTGTGAGTCGCCGCCATACAAGCGCCGCGGGCGGTTCCCGACCAGACCCGAACCCCCCTCAGAAGTGGCCATGCACACTTGTGGGGGCTCTGTGAAGGCGGTCAAAATCCCCCGCATGATCGAAACCGACCCGCACGACCGGACTCCGGCCCGCACGCAGGACGACAGCAGGGCGGTGATCCACACGGCCGCCGACCCGGCCGCCGTACTGCACGTACTGATCCAGCGCCGACAGGCCCTCCTGCACCAGGAGTCGGCGGACCTGAAGTCCCTGCGCTCCTACGCCGACCGGCTGGCCCACCGGCTGCCCCCGCAGCCAGCGAGAACCCCCGGCCCGCCGGCCGGCATCGAGATCCTCACCGGCACCGAAGCGGCCGGGGCCCGCCTCGACACCATGCTCGAAGCCGCCGAGACGGAGGTCCTGATCCTCGACCGCGCCACGCGGGCGTCCTCGCCGCCCGGCAGCACCGGGGCGACCGGCAGCACCGGGGCGACCGGCAGTACCGGGGAAGCGAGCGCGGACCGCATCCGCCGCCTGCTGGCGCGCGGCGTCGCCGTACGGACGGTCACCGACCGGCGCGGCACCGACTTCCCCGACCGGGCACAAGAGCTGATCGCCCTCACCGGACTGGGCCTCCAGGCCCGCATCGGACAGAGCTTGCCCACCGCCCTGGTCCTCGTAGACCGACGCACCTGCCTGCTACCCCCGCCGCCCGGCAACGACGAAGGAGGCGACGGAGCGGCCCTGGTGATCGGCGACCGCCTGCTGCACCGGGCCGCCCTGCCGCTGTTCGAATCCCTGTGGGTGCGCGCCACCCCCCTCGGCAACCCCGGCGGCCCCCTCACCGCGGACCAACGGGAACTCCTCGGGCTGCTCGCCTCCGGACTGAAGGACGAAACCATCGCACGCCGGCTCGGCGTGCACGTGCACACCGCCCGCCGCCGGATCACCCGCATGCTGGAGGAACTCGATGCCGACACCCGCTTCCAAGCAGGCGTCCAGGCCGCCATCCGCGGCTGGCTCCCCCCGCACCCCGACCCGGCCGGAGAGCACTTCACCACGTCCAGCGGCCCCGGGCCGACCGCGATGGCGAACGGCTGACCCACAAGGACGCGAACGGACCGGCCCGGTACCGCTGCGCGCACGTACGAGCAGTCGTCATACTGCTACGGCCCGCACTCCGCTGCCGGGCCAACCCCCGTCAGGACGGAGCCCCCATGCCTTCTTCGGCCGCTCTCATAGAGCCCTTCACCGAACGGCTGAACACCTTCGTCACCGATCCCCGGGCACGCGGGGACCTCCAGCGCTACTTCGGGATCAGCCAGCCCTCCGGCACCCCTGCGTACACCGGCAGCCGGTTCGAGCACCTAGCGGGCGGGGGAGACCGCCCGGACATCGCCGACCGGATCACCGCGGAGGACCTCGTCGCGGTGCAAACCCTGTCGGTGACCGTTCCGGCGCCCGTCGCACTGGACGTACTGGAGGGCCCTCTCGGAGCGCGGCTGTCCGATCTGCTGCAGGCCGTTCCCCGCGGCATCGACATGGCCGATGCCGCGGCCGCCGTCCTGTCCGACGGCTCGCCGGCGGCCCGAGCCTGGCAGGCCCTCCGTGACCAGCACGATGTCGGCTGGGTGATCGCGGGCAAACTCCTCGCCCGGAAGCGTCCACAGCTGCTGCCGGTCTACGACAGGGTCGTGCGCTGCGCCCTGGGGCGCCCGCACCCCTCGTACTGGCTTGCGCTGCACGCCGCACTGCGTGCGGACGACCACGCCCTGCACCGCCAGTTGCTCGCGCTGCGCACAGCCGCGGGGGTGGCGGAGACGGTGAGTGCGCTGCGGGTGTGCGATGTGGTGGTGTGGATGGGGCACCGGGCGGAGGGCCACGCCTGCCCGCGCTGACCCGGCCACGCGCCGGCCAGCAGTGCGGCGGGGGAAGCACGGCGTCCGTGCAACGTGTGCGGATCCCGAGGTCCGCATCGCCCCATGGGCCTGACACACCCGACGCCAGCAGACGGGACACCACCGAAGCGATCACCGGCACGCTGGTGCAGCGGGTTGTCAGTGCTGTTCGGCAGGGTGTGCACGTGACGAATCGAGACGAGGAACGTGGCACCCCCATCTGGGCCGGACTGCCTCCGGCGGCCAGAGAGCTGCTCATGGCAACCCAATGGGACGCCTTGCAGCATGCGTACGGGAGCGCTGAGGACACTCCGGCGTACTTGTGCCAACTCCTGGACGAAGATCCCGAGGTGCAGGCCGAGGCGCTGGGCATGCTCGACATGTCCGTGCTGCACCAAGGGTCCCTGTACAGCTCCACCCCGCCGGTCGCACGGTTCGTGGCAGCGATCCTGACGCACCCCCAGACTTTGGCCGAGCACGAGAGCTTCTTCCCCTGGGACGACCGGACGCGTCCCCTGCGGGCCGCACTACTGGACTGGCTCGGCCAGATCGTCGACTCGGCCGCCTACGGCGAGGAGCCGGGCAGCGAGGGCGAGTACGGGGATGAGGACGGGGATCAGTACGACGGCGAGGACGAGGACGAAGGCGAGCGCGAAGCGATCCGCGCGTGCCGGAGCATCCGTCCCGAGCTCTACGATGCGGTCGAACCGATCCTCGACGATCCGCATCCGGATACCCGAGAGGCCGCCCTCGGAGCGGTCACCCTGCTTCTGAAGGCACCCGACCTCGCCGAGTTCGTCCCCCGCGCCGCCCACCGCCTGCGGAGCGTTCTCGCAGCTGACGGCAGCCGACGAGAACGCGCGTCCGCAGCCCTGGCGATGGGCGCCTGGGGCCAGGACACCACCGACTTCCTCAACGACCCTGATCCGGCCGTGCGGGCGTGCGCCGCTCTGGCCTCCGGCTGTGCGCACGTGCCCCGAGCCACTGCCGTCCTGCTCGAAGCCCTGCAGAACCCGATCGAGGTAGACCACTGGTTCCCCGACCCCCTCCCTCAGGTCGACGGCTGGCTCCGCTTCACCCTCCTGGAGGCCGTCCTCGACCGTGTCGACGCCTTCGAGGACCTGGCCCCGGCGGCCATGGCCCTGATACCGCTCGCCAGCGACTACACCGTCGACCGCGACTGGGGTCCGCTGCTCGTCAAAGCGTTCCCCAACGGCTACAACCCTGGCCAGCCGCTGGCGGTGGGCCAACGCGAGCTTCTGGAAGCCGTCACCGCCCATGAAGAATGCTGGGGGAACACGGGCAACAAGCTCCGCTGGCTCAGGGAAGCCGGCCTGCCGGAGCGGCGCGACGCCGTCCGGGCCCTGCTCTGATCACACGGCCGTCGGCTGATCCGTTCGGGTCGACTCGAAGCCCGCGGGAGGATTCGATGCCGAGGTGGTGGACTGGGCACAGCCAGGAGTGGACGGAGCCGGGACACCGGCTGATCTCGGGGCGTGATCTCGTATCGCTCGCAGGCATCGCCGCCTTGCCCCGGCTGGTGCGCCTCGCGAAGGGGAGCGCGGGGGCTCGACACCTGGCTCGCCCAGCGGCACCTCCGCTACGTTGGCACAGGCTGCCTCGTGGCCTTCGAAGCGAACCTCTACTCGGTGCCGGTTCTACGGATCCGCCCGCGGCAGCTGGTCGAGATCAGAGCCACGAAGTCCCAGGTCACCCTGCATGCCACCACACCCGACTGCCAGGGAGAGGCCCGGCTGGCCACCCACCCGCGGGCGGTTGGCCGCGGCGCCCGCGTCGTGGACGGACGGCACTGGGACGGTCTGCCCACCGGAGCCGGCCGCCGCGTCACGGCGGGCGGAGACCTGCCCGCACCCCGCGGGCAGAACAGCGGGTCGGAGACGGGATCGCTGCTGGCCTTGCTGAACCCGGGCCGCGGCCACCCAGGTCGAGGTCGGCCGACGGCCGTTGTCGGTCTATGACGAGCTGACCGGAACCCGCCCCTTCATCGACCTGGTCCTCTCCGAAGAAACTCGCCGTCCGTGACGACCGCCGATTCCGCCTGGGCCTGCGACTGTCGAAGCTGCCGCACCGCGGAATGCTCGATGACTACGACTTCTCGTTCCGGCCCGAGCTCGACCCCCGCAAGGTCAAAGACCTCGCCACCCTCTCGTTCGTCGAGACCAAGGCCAACGCGGCCCTGCTCGGGCCGCCGGGGGACTTGCCGCCATCGAGCGAGACCGGCACGACTCGGCCTGACAGCAGGCCGGCGTCCCGGATCTACCTGGGCGAAGTGCCTCTACGTGCGGTGCCTCGACGGGAACTGCGAGCCCCCGACGTTCCCCTGAGAGTCGAGAACTCGTTCGCCCCCTCCACGAGTCGGCATGCTCCGGTGTCCTGATCGACAAGGATGGGCCAGTTTCCGCCCACTCGGATCGGACGCCCGTCCTCGTCCTTCGCGGTGGGGTGCCAGGTGAAGCCGAACATGCCCGTGACGGCCGGAGTCGCCCACAGGCCGAGCTCAAAGGCCCACTCGTCCCACCGCTCGGTCAAGCCACGACCGAACTCCTCCGCAAGGCGCCTCGCCTCACTCTCCTCCAAAGGACCCCCTCCTACGGCGTTCAAACCCACGGGCAGACCCTACGAGAATAGGCTCCGACCTGGTGCACGTATCTCCGTACTCGGCGGAGCACTCAGAGGAGTACGCCGACAGCCCTCGCCGCGGTAGCTCTCGGAGGCGCGGTGGACGGTGCGGCCGGAGATGTAGTTCACGGGCTGGTCGTGGCTGAGGCGGATCGCGATGGCCAGGGCGGTTCCGCCGTCGGCCAGGTCGATCCTCAAGGCCACCTCGTCGCCCAGGGCCAGGACGTCGGTGAGGAGTTCAAGAACCTCGGGTTCGTCGTTGGCGACTCGCCGGGACAGCAGCCGGTGGCCGCTCTCGTCGATCGCGACGCAGTGATGACGGTTCTTGCCTGCGTCGATGCCGGCCCAGATCGCGGCCATGTGGTGCCTCCGTGCGGTGGGGTGTGCTGGTGCCTCCCGACGGACGACCTCGCTGTCGATTCCCCACGGAGCGATCATTCGCAATTCCTGATTGGCAGCCGAGTCGTCGTGGGGTGTCGGACGGCCGATCGGTGGTTGCCACGACCGGCAGAAGGTTGAAAACCATGCCCGACGCCCTGGGTGGGAGAACCATACGAAGGGCTCGCCCTGTCCCGCAGACAAGGTAGGGAAGGATCGAGCGGATGTCCCTGCGCGGCAGCGCCGCAGACCGATGTCAGTGCTTGCAGGCAGGATCACGGGCATGACGCCGTTGCTTCTTTCCGACATCGAACGAGCCGTTCGCAGCAGCTGGAGTGCCGAGACATGCACGCCTGAGTTCCGATTGCGCTGGACCGAGGACAATCCGGCTCGGGACCAGTGCGGGGTGACCGCCATGGTGCTCAATGACCTGCTGGGAGGCGAGCTGATCCGCGGGGAGGTCCACGCCAACGGAGAGCGTGTGGACTTCCACTGGTGGAACCGCCTGAGTACGGGCATTGAGGTCGATCTCACCCGCGAGCAGTTCGGGCCCGAGGAGACTGTCATGGGCGGCGTTGTCATCCCCCGTCCGCCGGTGAACGAGTGGCGCAGGCTCCGTGAGGAGTATGAGCTTCTCCGCGACCGGGTCTTGGAGAAGCTCAATCGGCAGCAGGCGTCAGCCTCCGTGGCCGTGCCTCGGCAGCCATGTGTGGAGCTCGTGGACGAGATGGTCGAGCGTGTGGACGAGCAGGACCAGGTCTTGGCCGTGGTCGGCCGGGGCGAGGCCGTTCGCCGTGGCTGGTTGCATCGGATTGCCGTGACGGTATGCCGGGATCGGGAAGGCCGGATCCTCGTGCACCGCCGATCCGAGCACGTCGATCGGTTCCCGGGACACTACGAGGTGGGGTCGGGCGGTGCCGTTGCCCCGAGCGAGTCCTATGAGGAAGCCGCATCGCGCGAACTGGCCGAGGAGCTGGGTGTTCGAGCGCCGGTCCGGTTCATCGCGAAGTTCCTGAACCGTAGCGGGCTCAGCCCCCATTGGCTCGCGGTGCACGAGGCTGTCCTGCACGACAACCCGTGTCCTGACCCGGACGAAGTGATGTGGCACGGCTGGCTGTCGGAGTCAGAGCTCCTCAAGTCGATGCGGGAGAACCTGTTCACTCCGGATACCCACGACGTTCTGAGTCACTACTTCTCCGCCGTGGAGCGGAGAATCGTCTGATCGCCTCGGTCCTCCTCGCTTTGCCACCACAGACCCTCGATGGGGGACCACTCGCTGCGAGAGATCATCCGGGCTGACCTGTCGCAGCGAGGGTCGAGTGTTCTCATCGAACGTCGAGCGCCATCGGGTCGGTGCGGCTAGAGGTTCATGGCCCATGCGCACCCGGCCGAGGCGGTCGCCGCGTGTACCCCCTGGTGGGCGAGCCGTTCAACGCGGCCGTCGCCGGGAGTAGTGCCGATGTGGCCGCGCAGCGCGCCGGCAGTCTGTCGGCCCCGTCGTCAACTCCGGCTCAACCGTTGCGCGATGGCCTCCAGCAGCACATCCAGTGCCGCCCCGTGCGTCCGCCCCCGAGGCCGGGCCAACCCCACCCGGCTGGGCGAGACCCCGGAGACTGGACGGAACACCACGTCCGGGTGGGAGTAGAAACGGGGCACCGACGCCGGGGCCAGGGCCACGCAGCCGCCAGCCACCGCCCCGAGCCACTCGTCGGGACGGCTGGTGACCGCCCCGACCCGGACGGGGTGCCCGTCCCGCTCCTCCGTGGCCAGCCAGTGCTCCCTCCAGGCTCCGGTCTCGGCTCCGGCCGCGACGAACGGCTCGTCCGACAGCTCCCGGAACTCCACCGTCTCGCTGTTCGCCAGCGGATGCCGAGCTGGTAGCAGCACCCCACGCTCCTCAACGAACAACTCTCGCACCGTCAACATCTCCTGCCCCGGAAACGGCAAGCGCACCACTGCCGCATCCACCTCCCCCCGAGCCAGGCCGGCAGTCGGATCCGACCAGTCGAACTGCCGCAGTTCCACCCGCCACTGCGGCTGCGCCCGGCGGAACTCGGCGATGACCTCAGGTACGGCACCCACCGCGCCCGCGTCCAGGAAGCCCAGGCGCAGCACCCGCGCCGCCCGGCCGGTTGCCCGCACCGCCTCGTCCCAGCCGTCCAACAGTGCGGGCACCCGCGAGGCGAGCTCACGGCCAGCCTCGGTCAGCGCCATCCCCGACCGTGAACGCGCGAAGAGCCGTACCCCAAGACCGTCCTCGAGGCGCCGGATCTGCTTGGTCAGCGCAGGCTGCGAGACGAACAGCCTCTCCGCTGCCCCCGTCAGACTGCCCTCCTCCGCCACTGCGGCGAAGTACCGAAGCAGGCGCGTGTCCAGGTCCATGCCACCAGGTTATAGAAGCAGGTATTGGACGGTGCCGAAGTGCCCGCGGACCCTGAAGACATGACCGGTACCCAGCTCGTGCTCCTCGCCGTCACCCTGCTCACCGCCGCCGCCAACGTCGGTATCGCCGCCGCCGACCTCGCCGGGGCGCGCTTCGTGCTGGTCAACTCCGCGGAGGTGGGCGTTCCCCAATCCTGGCTACCCTGGCTGGCCGCCCTCAAACTGGCTGGTGCGGCGGGCCTCCTCCTCAGCCTCTTCGACGTCGCACCGCGCCTCCTCGGCGCCGCCGCGGCCTGCGGTCTCGTCCTGCTCTACCTGGGCGCGCTCGCCTTCCATCTGCGCGCCCGTGTGCTCTACAACCTCGCGTTTCCCGGCTTCTACCTCGCCACTGCCGTCGCCTCGCTGGCATTGACCGTGTCCTCTTGAAGGCGGCACCACTC
Coding sequences within:
- a CDS encoding C40 family peptidase translates to MAMRRTAVAAVAVLTLLATWGGAHDTTAAAAPKRAETAEACGVLAPGASTAAEQAVGAACGQIGVWYTWGGGHGQQPGPTYGQVDPSDPDSAHDPERLGFDCSGLVRYAYHRAVGGDPLPGNAYHQFHSPQVQQRFTAVQGTAPLLPGDLLAWGSGGAIHHIAIYLGEGKMVEARESGTRITVSDVRLGGDYAGAVRIAPAAAPGTFSTWGTDVWTHEEPSTGSPGVHRFPGPTTVRIECQKHAQSVTAEGYTNDAWSYLPEYRAWITNIYIKGAAWLDGVPTCP
- a CDS encoding M4 family metallopeptidase translates to MTLQASPAWAADSGPSNALPGQDTATPVLVEGIREPVDAKAAPADAARQHLAANKSRYKIPRAGSDLVPLAATATGSKDETVRLQQKHRGVDVLGGQYVVRMQKQDGKRVVTGTSGHYFTALSTDVTPQVSEDVAVRRAVAATARRLGAALDKNRAPQSESGDPAATGMTGDAKGLVVLPKGGGVLAYRVTVRGTAPGTGAPVVDEVYVDARSGYPALQYSALKTMAPPAARTAGEAADGPTAGGPPATPSNLVPETGSGARLSGAATSLDIAYDPAAGSYLLADAGRMRASSKSLLGTWDARGKSVSETSGTWPSGITMFSSPNTAFGAAATDSGAVDAHWNAGQVYDFYKKNFGRDSLDGSGGAVNSLVGVTYYGLPYANAFWDGTKMVYGNGDAEFKPMSADTDVVGHEMTHGVIEHTANLVYAGQSGALNEALADYFGNAIDVTASGTPMSDPTAGLIGENLCRTKAAADCALRDLNDGATTSKSFLGVSFATDNGGVHLNSTIFSGALWDMREDLGGALADKIVYKAVTEYMTPLDGFTEARGAVLAAAKALGATSAQQNTVKRSFNAHGIVPDWEQALGIDTDTLFGKLNTTDSGVGAGGGWWTASKSNDDGSEPYSVYAGRLDGKGAPKVISPNDGRYHTAPATDGKTVVWTAYGPTSVDVLTRPVAGGPIKTLYSSATGVAGLRVEKNTVVFEEYDIFGGRHVGYMRPTDKAPVFTDGRKWNTLTALPSISDNKIAYAKLYPQNGSYRLGVEVVDLATGNAVMTEQLDEPVSLGQTGINGKNVFWLADTDESDGGLMSVISSGLDGRGTYIVSSEHKPGAFIASDLTVSQDALTLVAQTPDTRYRNESLPKLWQLTTDGSRRERVSCNRGEQSYPAAGAGRQVAWLDATTGSTDLVVRERPAGTC
- a CDS encoding helix-turn-helix transcriptional regulator; this encodes MIETDPHDRTPARTQDDSRAVIHTAADPAAVLHVLIQRRQALLHQESADLKSLRSYADRLAHRLPPQPARTPGPPAGIEILTGTEAAGARLDTMLEAAETEVLILDRATRASSPPGSTGATGSTGATGSTGEASADRIRRLLARGVAVRTVTDRRGTDFPDRAQELIALTGLGLQARIGQSLPTALVLVDRRTCLLPPPPGNDEGGDGAALVIGDRLLHRAALPLFESLWVRATPLGNPGGPLTADQRELLGLLASGLKDETIARRLGVHVHTARRRITRMLEELDADTRFQAGVQAAIRGWLPPHPDPAGEHFTTSSGPGPTAMANG
- a CDS encoding DUF6308 family protein; translation: MPSSAALIEPFTERLNTFVTDPRARGDLQRYFGISQPSGTPAYTGSRFEHLAGGGDRPDIADRITAEDLVAVQTLSVTVPAPVALDVLEGPLGARLSDLLQAVPRGIDMADAAAAVLSDGSPAARAWQALRDQHDVGWVIAGKLLARKRPQLLPVYDRVVRCALGRPHPSYWLALHAALRADDHALHRQLLALRTAAGVAETVSALRVCDVVVWMGHRAEGHACPR
- a CDS encoding HEAT repeat domain-containing protein, whose protein sequence is MTNRDEERGTPIWAGLPPAARELLMATQWDALQHAYGSAEDTPAYLCQLLDEDPEVQAEALGMLDMSVLHQGSLYSSTPPVARFVAAILTHPQTLAEHESFFPWDDRTRPLRAALLDWLGQIVDSAAYGEEPGSEGEYGDEDGDQYDGEDEDEGEREAIRACRSIRPELYDAVEPILDDPHPDTREAALGAVTLLLKAPDLAEFVPRAAHRLRSVLAADGSRRERASAALAMGAWGQDTTDFLNDPDPAVRACAALASGCAHVPRATAVLLEALQNPIEVDHWFPDPLPQVDGWLRFTLLEAVLDRVDAFEDLAPAAMALIPLASDYTVDRDWGPLLVKAFPNGYNPGQPLAVGQRELLEAVTAHEECWGNTGNKLRWLREAGLPERRDAVRALL
- a CDS encoding Mu transposase domain-containing protein — protein: MAFEANLYSVPVLRIRPRQLVEIRATKSQVTLHATTPDCQGEARLATHPRAVGRGARVVDGRHWDGLPTGAGRRVTAGGDLPAPRGQNSGSETGSLLALLNPGRGHPGRGRPTAVVGL
- a CDS encoding NUDIX hydrolase; amino-acid sequence: MVERVDEQDQVLAVVGRGEAVRRGWLHRIAVTVCRDREGRILVHRRSEHVDRFPGHYEVGSGGAVAPSESYEEAASRELAEELGVRAPVRFIAKFLNRSGLSPHWLAVHEAVLHDNPCPDPDEVMWHGWLSESELLKSMRENLFTPDTHDVLSHYFSAVERRIV
- a CDS encoding LysR family transcriptional regulator, whose amino-acid sequence is MDLDTRLLRYFAAVAEEGSLTGAAERLFVSQPALTKQIRRLEDGLGVRLFARSRSGMALTEAGRELASRVPALLDGWDEAVRATGRAARVLRLGFLDAGAVGAVPEVIAEFRRAQPQWRVELRQFDWSDPTAGLARGEVDAAVVRLPFPGQEMLTVRELFVEERGVLLPARHPLANSETVEFRELSDEPFVAAGAETGAWREHWLATEERDGHPVRVGAVTSRPDEWLGAVAGGCVALAPASVPRFYSHPDVVFRPVSGVSPSRVGLARPRGRTHGAALDVLLEAIAQRLSRS
- a CDS encoding DoxX family protein — protein: MTGTQLVLLAVTLLTAAANVGIAAADLAGARFVLVNSAEVGVPQSWLPWLAALKLAGAAGLLLSLFDVAPRLLGAAAACGLVLLYLGALAFHLRARVLYNLAFPGFYLATAVASLALTVSS